Genomic DNA from Leishmania major strain Friedlin complete genome, chromosome 2:
CGGCAAAGCATCCTTCGCTCtcgtcagcgccaccgttGTCgttgcagctgccgcggccggGACACGCGGTAGAGAGTGTTCCACGTCCGCCGAGCTCGCTGTCATCGCATGCTCTGCTGTCGACTGCATTGGCTCTCCGCTGCCGACCACGTCCTCCTGTGATGCACGGTCGCCGGCTTTGGAAGCGGCAGACGTCGCCGGTCTCGCGAGCCACAACGAGGACATGGAGGGTGTGCAGCTTCCCGAGGTGCGCGTATTATTGCGATTGCAGCCCCCCGTGTAGCCCGTCCTCGTTGGGCTCGAGCAACTCGGAAGCTGCTCCGAGACGGCGGCCAAGGACGCTGACTGATGCTGCATCGGGCTGATATTTCGGTCCAGCGCTGAGTACAGGGACACCTCCGGCGGGTGCACGCCGGAGGTGTCGCGCAAGTAGCCGGCGTTGCGATGGCTGTCCTCGTCATCATCGCCCCAGTCGAACTCGTCGCTGGAGGAGTGGTCGCTCTGGCCCttaccgccaccgcggcagaagcagcagtAGCGTGAACGATGCCAGAGGTCTGGCGGGCAACTTTTCTTgtccgccacggcagccacggcggctgcgctctcCGCCTTCGCTCGCCTCTTGTCAtcctccgcggcgtcgcgggCGATCGTCAGAaacacctcctccagcgttGTGGGAGAGATGGCGTAGCCACGAATGCCGATCAGCGGCCCAACTCTGTCGAGCGCGCTCAGCAGTCCTGGGAAGCGCTCCACATGCTTCGCAGGCAGGCGGTAGCCGAcctcgccgccactgctTGTCAAGCGCTCCGCCTGCggcacgtgctgctgcaAAAAGACATCGAGGTCACGGACGCGTAGCAGCTCGTCGACAGAGATGGTGATGTTGTACCCGATACCCAGGCGCGACTTCAAGAAGAGCGAGCTGCCAGCGCACTTAAGCTGGCCACGGCTCATGATGGCCACCCGGTCACCGAGCAAGTCCGCCTCGTCCATAAAGTGCGTGGTCAGCAGTACGCTCCGGCTGCGCGACATGCGCAGCAACAGCCTCCAcgtgtgccgccgcgccgccacgtcCATGCCGGCGGTCGGCTCatcgaggaagacgaggcTGCTGCCACCTACAAACGCGATGGCGACCGAGAGCTTCCGCTTCATGCCACCCGAGAGAACGCGCGTCGTGTCGCTCTGCCTCGCCACAAGATCCACCTCCTTGAGGGTGTACATCACAGCAtcctccagcgcagccccGCGCAGCCCCTTCAGCCGCGCAAAGAACTCGAGGTGCTCACGGCACGTCAGCTCCGGCCAGAGAATGTTGTGCTGTGGACAGAAACCGATCTGGTGGCGGGCGCGCGCCAGATCGGAGCGGATGGAGTGGCCGCCGATGTAGCAGTCCCCGCCATCCGGGTAGAGCATGCCCGTCATCATGTTGATCAGCGTCGACttgccggcgccgttgtGCCCCAGCAGCACGGAGATGCCAGCGTTCGGCAGCTGCCAGCAGAAGTTCCGCACCGCAACgaagcggcggccaccgtgCTCGAAGCACTTGCGGAGGCCGATAATGCGCACGGACAGTTGTTCCGGCGTGAAGGTCTCCGCCTCGTACACGCCGTTCGGATCACGggcgtcctcgccgtcgcacaggtcctcgtcggcgtcaTCCGTTGCAACGTTGTACCCAGTGCAGCACGagccatcgctgccgccgtgcgtCCCCTCTTTGGGATCATgagtcctcctcctctgcgtcggtggcggctgcggggCCTCCCTtgcaccactgccgccgtcggtggCAGACGCCGcttgacgccgccgctgttccGCCTGCCACGCCCTTTCCGCACGCCTGCGACGGCAATGCCGGGCCGGTTCTAGGATGAAGTAGAGCGGGTGCTTCGACACACCAACCGCCTTGGGCAGCACCGCATCGAGGTAGAACATGAGCAGCAGATACACACCAAAGTCCAGGACGAGGAATCCCAAGAGCGTGGCGGTGTTGGGGTTGTCGTTCGGGTCCAGAAAGATCCTCGTCGCAaagccgtcgccgctctcccGGGCGAGCATGATCTGCAGGATGATCGCGAAGCAGGTGGGCGAGAAGATGCTGAGGCCGAGGTAGACGGCCGGACTGGCCGAATAGATCGCGAAGACCAGCAGAGACATGGCAAAGTAGAGGAGTGGCGTCATGAGAACCGCCATGTGCGACGTGTTGTAGAGAGTGGCCATCAGCCCCGACAGCGGCACGCACGTGAGGGAGAACATGACAAGGACAAGAAGCACGCATGAGGCATCGCTCTTCGTCAGGAACGTTGTGCACATCAGCAGCGTCATGAAGAGGGAGATCGTGAGCATGAGGGCGACGCTGTAAAGGAACCAGCTGCACCAAAAATATACCGGCCTGAGCCCCATGATCAGCGTCGCCTCCCGCACgcgccgctccttctctAGCACGAGCCGCCGCGTCAACTGCGAGACAGGGTAGAGAAACGCCATCACAATGACGAAGCCGATGATGGTGTTCGCAGAAGTCAGCACCTGGCTCGTCTTGAAGGGCACCCATGGCATGCTGCCCAGGAAGATCGTGAAGCTCGTCTTCGCGCGAAGGGCCGCGCTCGTCGCCAGGATGCGAGAGGCTTTCTGTGACGTCACGGCCGCCGAGGAGTTGCCCAGCTCGGCGACATCGGTGAAGAACTGGGTACCGCTGCCCACTGGTTCCCGCGCCGCCCGCACAGCGTTGAGCAGTTTGTGCGTATCCAGAACCACGTCCACCGAGTCGTCAGCCGCTGCCTGCgcctgttgccgctgctgttgctccgCCCGCCTCTCGGCCAGGGCCTGAACGCTGCCCGTTTCAGCGCGCGTTGCGCCGGCCGCGTACAGGGACATGAGGTAGTACTTCACAAGTGCGTCCATCAAGGACGGGTAGCCGCTCGTGTAATACATGTTGGATCGATCGTAGCCCCCGCCGCCGGAGTACGCCTTGTCCACCATCCCCGTcaacgccggcagcgctgtcgAGGCCATTTCGATAGACAAGTCCAAGCCGTTCTCGTCCAGCTGGCGGATGTTCACGAGAGCCCATGTGGGTCCACGCTCGCCGCTCTTGATCAcgcggtgcgcctcctcgacggtgTCGAAGGTATCGTTGTACACGTACTGGAAAAACCTAGAGTTGTTGGACAGGTACTGGAGCATGTCGAGTGGCACGTTTTCGCTTGGGGCGAAGTACAGCTTGCCGGACGACGCGATAGCGTTGATGCGCGTGTGGGAGAAGAACCCCGCGCCgatcagcagcgccatcgccgccgaaTCCGTTAAGGACAACTTTTTGGCCATCCACTGGCGGGCGATGATGTCGTCTAGCGGCATCACCCGCGCGAGGCCGTTGCGCATACCGCTGAGAAAGTCAGCAAGCCCCCGGCCCCCTTGTCTGTAGCACAGCCCCTTCACgggcagctcctcctcgccgacCGTGTTGCAGATCACTGATCTCAGTGACGCAGCGTCTAGGCTGCTGCAGGGGCGCAGTCCGTCGATGTAGTTCCGCTCCCCAAACCACGTCTCGTTGTAGCAGAGTTCCGCCAGGTACCTGCCAGCCGCGAAGTTGTATCCTTTATCACCAATAGAGGCCAGCGAGCTGTAGTCCGGCGAGGAAGTAACGCCGAAGGCGGCCCACAGCGCCACCACACAGACCGTGCACACAAGCGGGATCGCAATCTCCAGCACCACGCTgccccagcggcggcgccgctcgaTCATATCGCGAGAAATAGTCGCCCCGAGTTGGTCGAGCCACGTGCTGGAGTCCTTATGAGTCCATCCGGCACCGCCAGCCGTCGGGCTTGCAaggtcgtcggcgccgccgccgtgcttAGTCGTCAGTGTATGGGACTCCGAGAACGAAGTCGTGGTCACGGTATCCCAGTAGTCtagtgcgctgctgcggtcgaAGGGGGCTCTCAGGTTGCCCGTGTGGACGTCGTCGGCGCGGCCGTGCCCGTCGTGTCCGAGGCCGGAGGTGGGCATGCTACCGTAATACTCGCTGGCGAAGTCGCCTACATCACTCTCCATAGACctgctactgctgccgcctctgttcacggcggcgttgccggcATTCCTGTGCCCCTCGGCATCGGCGTAGGCGGAGCTCATAGTAAGGTTGCTGCTATGCGTGCTATCGCTGTGCATCGTGTAGCTGTCGGTGCCGCAGATGCCGGCGTCCCGCCGCGCGAAGCGTCGGTcttcaaggaggaggggggtagCGACATCGAAATGCGATAAGCcaggtgcgcccgcgccggGGTCGTGCGCCGCTTGGCTCGTCGAGAtgagcgccgtcgccgctgggGGTGCCCGTGACTGCTCTTGCGGACGCTCcgccgcaggcgctgcagagggCAGCTGTCCACCTGAGCTAAGAGAGGCGACggctgacggcggcgacatgAACGGCCGGTCACCGGTCAAGCCTCCAGGCAAAACATCGCGCGTGGCTGTCGTGATGGCCCCCATCGCCACGCCTCCGCTGCTATCAcgcctcgcctgctgctgACATGCGTCGATCGGCATCAGCCGTGTCGACGATGAGGAAGACTCGCAGTCCCCCAAGAGGGGCGCTGTACTGGCGCGCCTTGTCCACTGTAAGGAAGGGCGGTGGCCCCCACCCACAGCGGGGGCACCGGCTGACGCTGGCAAGGCGGTCGATATAGATTGGAAGACCTCCCTTGTCCAGCCGGTGGGGCCGATCGCTATGCGGCGGTACTGCAGCTCACGCTCGATCCGCGGCGGTTCCTCGACCCCGTGGCTGCGCGcccgctgctgaagcgggggcggcgccgcgcatgGGCGGTTCAGGCTCTGTAAGGGAGGATGGCCCAAGGCGGAAGCATATACCGGAATCCGACACCTCGCACTTCTGGCGCCACTGCCCCAAGTGCGCGTAGTGGCACATGGCGCACCAGATTGTGGaaccgctgccgcttcggCAGGCAGGAGCCCGCCGTAGTAGCCGGCCCCTGCCTCGGTACGTCGCTGCGCCAACGGGGACACAAAGGCTGCCCGTGGCGAAGACGGAGGCGTCGCGGGCGACGCGAAAGAGGAGCGCTGACctggtggcgccggcgccgctgcccaacAGCCTTGCGGAGCggggagcagcggtgcgcgatCCATCACTCAGCAACTCCGTTGAGGGCACACCACCACGCTGGCCGGCGTCGCGGAAAGGAGAAACGACAAGAGActgggggaggaagagaaccCACGCCTCCTCGCGTCCGCGCGAACACCTCCGCACCTCTCCTCCACtgctccccaccaccacagccaccaccacttcctcccccactcactcactctcttctctcccgccCGCCCTCCCTTTCGTCGTTTTTATATGCAACGGTGAGCTCGCCCTGGAAACCAACGAACGAAAACGCACAACACAGCACGAAGGCAAATCACTCGCGCGCCCCTCGTCACGTCCGTGGGATGAAGCCTGTGGCGGCCGGAACGGGGGTTGGGGGGTTGGCGGATGTGTACAGCGCACAAGAGCACGACACGAGGAAGCAAGGCAAACAAGAAGATACGCTCAGAAACGAGCAAGCGGCGTTCGCTGACGaagtggggagggagaggaatggggaagagggaggcagcTGTATACACATGCAgtggtgtgggtgtggacgacgacgatgaagGGAAGGGCAGGGATAGAGAGATAGagcccctccccacacacacacacacacacaccaataAGAAAGGCAGATCGGGTATGGTGTTGCgtatagagagagagccgtGTATATGCCCATGCAACACACCtttttcgcgtgtgtgtgtgtgtgtgtgtgtgtgtgtgtgtgtttgtgtgtcaGAGGCTTGCTCAGCCGAAAACGGCagaagaagaaagagaaagaagtGGAAGAGCAGTGCAAGAGAGGGGCCGGCACATGtgcatacacagacacatccGCACATacaggagggagggatggaTGGAGGGACggagaggacggcggtgcacacacacacatccacacacatCCACATGAATATTCCACGGACAGCACCTCCAGACGTGTGACAAATTGTTTTTCCGGGTTTCGCGCGGTGGTTCCACCCTCGACATGGCATGGAGAGGCTCCTGCCCCCCCCAACGCGCCCGTTTCCGCTAGCTCGACCCCTTATCACCAGGTCCGCGTGCGTCGGTAGCTGCCGACAAATCAACGCGCCTTCCCCGGGCCGTCTACTGAACGCACACATCTTCTGGCGTAGTctgaggggagggggcttaGTTGCTACGGCAGAAGACGCAGCGCTGAAGCCTGCTCACCCTAGAGGGCATCAGGCTCGGTGCAGCGCTTCCGGGATGCAGCCACCACAGTCGCGTTATCGACTGCAGATCACCACGTGTCCGACGAGGCGCGGTACGAACGGTTGCAGGCTGTGCAGCACAGCGCTGCATCGTGACTGCTGCAATGGGAGAGGACCGACACCTCCACTGGCCCCCGGATGCAGTGACTCCTCCCACCCCGTGGGGGCGAAACAACATGGCGCCCCATCCGAGCAACGACACGTCCGATACAAGGACCGCTCCCGGCCGCGCACATCGCGGGGGTGCGACCGCGCGGCTTCCCAaagccccctctcccccatccAAACTTCCCGCCCACGTGCCACCGAGGTCGGCAGACGGGCCGGCCTCGTGTCCTGCAGGAGGCAACGCTTTAGCGACGGCAaacagcggcgcacgcactgGGCCGCCCAACGGCACCCATGCGCTGGGACACCCATGACACTCAACGCCTGGAGAAGCTTCGACACAAACCCGCTCCATGTACGTCACTGTCATCGCACCCCATCGCGCGTGATCGCGAAGGCGTCGCAAAAAACGTCGGGCACTCTTGCACCGTCTGCTGACCGTGTGATCAACGGTGACACCAGCGGATGTATACAGCGGCCAGGTGACCAGCTGCTCGccacaaaaaaaagtggCGCGGTCGATCCGaaccgccaccgcccccgtcacgccctccccctccctccctccctccctccctctccctttcctcctcctctcccctctcggGGCACGAAGTTCCGACTGGCCCACTGCCGGGTCGCCGGCGAGAACACACCTGGCCGCATGGGCCGCTAGCGCGTGATGGGCCTTCAGATCCTTGATCTCCAATTCTGCTACGTGAAGCCCATCCCTCGGCGTCGGCCATCGTGCAGATGGACATGCCTCGCTCACAGATCCACCCACCCCTATGGTCGAGGCAGTCTGTTCAAAGCTTGCAAAACCTGACCATGCTGCTGGCAGTGCCCcgcaggggggggagaggggggggggggctctgTCGCCACCTGGAATGCAGATGCGGGTGGCGCGTCGTGTCGGTGCTTCCATGGTGTCATAGGGAAAGTCGTTGCACCTGCTCCCCTGGAGCACACCGAGTGCGGACGGCCCCCGCTGAGCGGCGCATTGGCCATGCATTCGGTTATGAAGGCTGCTTCATTCGGCACACGCAACTCGCGCCGACTGCCCCCCGCATGACGGCGTTCGAGGGATGACCGCTGTGCGGTCGTCGACGCTGGCTCAGTGGCCGATCATCcgctgcatgcgcgtgcaggAGAAACACATCTCGCGCAAAACTGCCGACAGTGCCTCTGTCGCATGACCTTGATCGTCCATCGGTCGCAACTGGCTCAAAATCGGACGTGCGGCTGTTGAACTCGCCCGGTTTTCCTCCCGCTCCGGCCACCAGAAGAGTGGACTCGTTCACGCATACGGCGGCCTCATAACGAGACATCGCGCTCGTCTCAGACCTGCGTGTGATGGTCGCCCCATGCGCGTCCTGGTTGCTGTTAGGCATTCTCCAGTATGCGGATGCAGCACTGCGTCTCACCACGCCACGCATCGGGCATATGCTGAGCCAGTGGCTCTTGGTAAGGGGGGCAGTGCGGTGGACATGGGGCTGGTGGGCGAAGCTATGGTGGCATGGTGGGGGAgtcggcgtgtgcgtggtaTGAGCGGGACtgacagagacagagacagagacagagacagagcgagagacatCGCGAGAGAGTACAGCAGGGCAAGTCGTGCTGCCTTGAGGGCGGAGGGTAAACAAAACAGCGAGAGGGCCGTTGCAGCACAGTCGTGCGACCGTCTTCCTTCAGCATGTCCTGCGCGCCTGCCCGGGTGCGGCTTTAGCATTCTTTCGGCTCACTGTGTTAGCACCCGACAGTCGTCATGACTTTCCGTGagccccccctcctcaccccCCCCGCTTCCCCTCTTTACACCGCTCGGGCCCACTGGCCATCGAGCCATCCAACCAAAAATGAGGAGGTGCGCGTAACAAGCGAGCCAATCACTAAGAGGCGGCCACATACGCATGAGCAGGATTTCTCGTCACGGTCTCTTGCATGGACGTgtgtgccaccaccacactaCCGATTGGCGCATCGCTCATCCCAAGGCGACTT
This window encodes:
- the ABCA1 gene encoding putative ATP-binding cassette subfamily A,member 1 (previous protein_id=AAZ10039.1) gives rise to the protein MSPPSAVASLSSGGQLPSAAPAAERPQEQSRAPPAATALISTSQAAHDPGAGAPGLSHFDVATPLLLEDRRFARRDAGICGTDSYTMHSDSTHSSNLTMSSAYADAEGHRNAGNAAVNRGGSSSRSMESDVGDFASEYYGSMPTSGLGHDGHGRADDVHTGNLRAPFDRSSALDYWDTVTTTSFSESHTLTTKHGGGADDLASPTAGGAGWTHKDSSTWLDQLGATISRDMIERRRRWGSVVLEIAIPLVCTVCVVALWAAFGVTSSPDYSSLASIGDKGYNFAAGRYLAELCYNETWFGERNYIDGLRPCSSLDAASLRSVICNTVGEEELPVKGLCYRQGGRGLADFLSGMRNGLARVMPLDDIIARQWMAKKLSLTDSAAMALLIGAGFFSHTRINAIASSGKLYFAPSENVPLDMLQYLSNNSRFFQYVYNDTFDTVEEAHRVIKSGERGPTWALVNIRQLDENGLDLSIEMASTALPALTGMVDKAYSGGGGYDRSNMYYTSGYPSLMDALVKYYLMSLYAAGATRAETGSVQALAERRAEQQQRQQAQAAADDSVDVVLDTHKLLNAVRAAREPVGSGTQFFTDVAELGNSSAAVTSQKASRILATSAALRAKTSFTIFLGSMPWVPFKTSQVLTSANTIIGFVIVMAFLYPVSQLTRRLVLEKERRVREATLIMGLRPVYFWCSWFLYSVALMLTISLFMTLLMCTTFLTKSDASCVLLVLVMFSLTCVPLSGLMATLYNTSHMAVLMTPLLYFAMSLLVFAIYSASPAVYLGLSIFSPTCFAIILQIMLARESGDGFATRIFLDPNDNPNTATLLGFLVLDFGVYLLLMFYLDAVLPKAVGVSKHPLYFILEPARHCRRRRAERAWQAEQRRRQAASATDGGSGAREAPQPPPTQRRRTHDPKEGTHGGSDGSCCTGYNVATDDADEDLCDGEDARDPNGVYEAETFTPEQLSVRIIGLRKCFEHGGRRFVAVRNFCWQLPNAGISVLLGHNGAGKSTLINMMTGMLYPDGGDCYIGGHSIRSDLARARHQIGFCPQHNILWPELTCREHLEFFARLKGLRGAALEDAVMYTLKEVDLVARQSDTTRVLSGGMKRKLSVAIAFVGGSSLVFLDEPTAGMDVAARRHTWRLLLRMSRSRSVLLTTHFMDEADLLGDRVAIMSRGQLKCAGSSLFLKSRLGIGYNITISVDELLRVRDLDVFLQQHVPQAERLTSSGGEVGYRLPAKHVERFPGLLSALDRVGPLIGIRGYAISPTTLEEVFLTIARDAAEDDKRRAKAESAAAVAAVADKKSCPPDLWHRSRYCCFCRGGGKGQSDHSSSDEFDWGDDDEDSHRNAGYLRDTSGVHPPEVSLYSALDRNISPMQHQSASLAAVSEQLPSCSSPTRTGYTGGCNRNNTRTSGSCTPSMSSLWLARPATSAASKAGDRASQEDVVGSGEPMQSTAEHAMTASSADVEHSLPRVPAAAAATTTVALTRAKDALPGDIIWNCEVAFSTAAVSLLQTEAMMRKRFCNMKRDRKALCFQMVCPAACILLAMLLNVAGTYTVRELRLNTSNYPYDTLWDTTGCAGYFNGSFSDVAASLARNQRTRDLRMTSLSDFYYFLQDEWFAHGKVGKYSGLACGDPVVAMLPSIDLNPVVLLTNYSAYHEFPIAMSNFYNLLLKEARGPSVSITASAGTLPSSFALASERSIKLLLTAIIILVPFTFLPANCVAWVVKERECRSRHLQDICGLRYLVYWFSNFVFDFTAYAVTMLLVVTILAVFRREEYIGVDTAGATFTLLSVFGFCSTTTAYFLQFFFATHSSAQSIVMATGFITGFLLVIIVFVLRLLPSTEATSHRLGWAFRIFPTYAVSEGIVNLALLSHFQSSDESLTAFSMQTIGWPCVYMAVEGPLFLILTLLIDHPHWRMRLLLRGGDAHRRRHGSHQHGEQPDASESTDDGVDEDSDVEDERVEVQRRIEAYREDLKRQENMYKVSDAADSASVEMAATSTAGGTGGDFSSFGAKLPIIDAVAVVGLRKQYDNGKVAVHDLSFGVVPGEVFGLLGTNGAGKTTTMSILCQEFYPTTGHVYVCGYDIVEESRDALRCIGYCPQFDATLDLLTVEEHLSVFAGIRGIVREQQKDVVRALLQLTGLREYRHTTSAALSGGNRRKLSVALSLIGGPPVVIFDEPSAGMDPVARREIWTSMQAIRHRCSIILCTHHLEEVEALADCVAIMVDGRLRCIGSKVHLRQKYGSGFEMTIRVQPPTTVDVSSSTAADARQRKRAAEAALEAIKARLIVFVASSFPSSQVSEVRGKRLVFTLPKNTNLPSVFECLQANRDALCISDYTVSQTSIEQIFMRVSGEVEKAEKVRTALSERRRDVENALRRKHEQLHLKREESSEGQRA